In the genome of Limnobaculum zhutongyuii, one region contains:
- the fdhD gene encoding formate dehydrogenase accessory sulfurtransferase FdhD, with amino-acid sequence MKQLTVRRHNALNAPEPDWVAEEVPVALSYNGISHVVMMATPKELEEFAIGFSLAEGIIESPQEIYGIDINNGCNGIEVEIELATRRFVGLKERRRAMAGRTGCGVCGVEQLGEVLRPLKPLPFTQTFDLGLLDGVLPQLNKVQIVGQLTGCTHAAGWVSSEGQMLGGCEDVGRHVALDKLLGVRAKQGWQQGAVLVSSRASYEMVQKAAMCGVEILFAVSATTSLAVKVAEECNLTLVGFSKPGRATVYTCPERIIVS; translated from the coding sequence GTGAAGCAGCTTACCGTGCGCCGACACAACGCTTTAAACGCACCCGAGCCAGACTGGGTTGCAGAGGAGGTTCCGGTTGCTCTGAGCTATAACGGTATCTCTCATGTGGTGATGATGGCTACGCCAAAAGAGCTGGAAGAATTCGCTATTGGTTTTTCTCTGGCGGAGGGAATTATTGAGTCGCCGCAGGAAATTTACGGTATCGATATCAACAACGGTTGTAACGGTATTGAGGTAGAGATTGAGCTGGCTACCCGTCGTTTTGTCGGGTTGAAGGAGAGGCGTCGTGCCATGGCCGGTCGCACCGGTTGTGGTGTATGCGGGGTTGAGCAGTTGGGTGAGGTTTTACGCCCACTTAAGCCGCTGCCGTTTACTCAAACCTTCGATCTGGGTCTGTTGGATGGTGTGTTGCCGCAGTTGAATAAGGTGCAAATCGTGGGTCAGTTGACCGGTTGTACTCATGCTGCGGGTTGGGTCTCTTCTGAAGGGCAGATGCTGGGCGGCTGTGAGGATGTGGGTCGTCATGTGGCGTTGGATAAGCTGTTGGGCGTGCGGGCGAAGCAGGGCTGGCAGCAGGGTGCGGTGTTAGTTTCCAGCCGTGCCAGTTATGAGATGGTGCAGAAAGCGGCGATGTGTGGGGTGGAGATTTTGTTTGCGGTTTCGGCGACTACGTCGCTGGCGGTGAAGGTGGCGGAGGAGTGTAATTTGACGTTGGTGGGGTTTAGTAAGCCGGGGCGGGCGACGGTTTATACCTGTCCGGAGAGGATTATTGTTAGTTAG
- a CDS encoding sel1 repeat family protein has translation MNIFKEQTVNKVRVLWIGLLVCILSGCNDKSINHVLISQDSPRVSVQGSIPPNTALNFHSSYSSTQCSETRLITPGGDFLHPKWIEQDISSSINKVYRASSVSQKYDISVPTGPIGSCKWRLDSIKATFVYTDNTSPQKDDKGLSYSYTFTDSANVDEDANRLALNPTIYPIDINSLNNGVSTQERRLVTSDSRASEWFQANRTDYSLNFSAAKNIAITLTPVMDSDYRVQIDTFFESSTKDLKKYSSRTIKYPDGTTYFYSTEKRQDAPKGAIAWYKNRPREFYTSVMPESRIHSLMQSNDPAAQRLLAQIYESGNAIPESKQEAKAHYLIAAKGGDIAAMLWMLSQAKYSQNNQDIEFWKNKLAKIGSNHSLFEQATHHLCIGENTETALNIIDNLADMAIWSEEARSFNNFWRGAGLAERQKWLNGCRDLKADRVN, from the coding sequence ATGAATATATTTAAGGAACAAACCGTGAATAAAGTAAGGGTGTTATGGATAGGGTTATTGGTTTGTATACTTAGCGGTTGTAATGATAAATCGATAAACCATGTGCTGATTAGTCAGGATAGTCCAAGGGTGTCGGTACAAGGTTCCATACCCCCGAATACCGCATTAAATTTTCATTCCAGCTACAGCTCAACACAATGTTCAGAGACCAGGCTGATTACACCCGGTGGGGATTTTCTGCATCCTAAATGGATAGAACAAGATATCTCTTCAAGTATTAATAAAGTGTACCGGGCGTCATCCGTCAGTCAAAAATACGATATCTCTGTACCTACCGGGCCAATAGGAAGCTGTAAATGGCGTTTAGATAGCATTAAGGCCACATTCGTTTATACAGATAACACTTCCCCCCAAAAGGATGATAAAGGATTATCCTATTCTTATACGTTTACAGACAGTGCTAATGTTGATGAAGACGCTAACAGGCTTGCTTTAAATCCAACGATTTATCCTATCGATATTAATTCGCTGAATAATGGTGTCAGCACTCAGGAACGGCGGCTTGTCACCAGTGACAGTAGAGCCAGTGAATGGTTTCAGGCCAACCGAACTGACTACTCTCTTAATTTTTCTGCCGCCAAAAATATCGCTATTACGCTGACGCCGGTTATGGATTCGGATTATCGGGTACAAATTGATACCTTTTTTGAATCCAGTACTAAGGACTTAAAAAAATATTCCAGCAGAACAATAAAATACCCTGATGGTACAACCTATTTTTATAGTACTGAAAAGAGGCAGGATGCGCCAAAAGGAGCCATTGCCTGGTATAAGAATAGGCCCAGAGAATTTTATACATCCGTTATGCCTGAATCCCGGATTCATTCTTTGATGCAGAGTAATGATCCTGCTGCACAAAGGTTATTAGCTCAAATATATGAATCAGGCAACGCTATTCCTGAAAGTAAACAGGAAGCAAAAGCACATTATTTAATAGCCGCAAAAGGTGGGGATATAGCGGCTATGTTATGGATGTTATCGCAGGCGAAATATAGCCAGAATAATCAGGACATTGAATTTTGGAAAAATAAGCTGGCAAAAATTGGCAGTAATCATTCGTTATTTGAGCAGGCTACACATCATCTTTGCATTGGTGAGAATACGGAAACGGCATTAAATATAATAGATAACCTTGCCGATATGGCTATCTGGAGTGAAGAAGCGCGAAGCTTTAATAACTTTTGGCGGGGTGCTGGTCTTGCTGAAAGGCAGAAGTGGCTTAATGGGTGTCGGGATTTGAAGGCGGATAGAGTTAATTAA
- a CDS encoding type II toxin-antitoxin system RelE/ParE family toxin — MTIVLWETQAQIDRKNIFLYLYREAGLPVASAADEKFIMLAGLLEDNPQAGVVAGKFGKHRKLTVARFPFIIVYVIEPGEVRILRILHTSRKIASRYRQ, encoded by the coding sequence ATGACTATTGTGTTGTGGGAAACTCAGGCGCAAATAGACAGAAAAAATATCTTCCTCTATTTGTACAGAGAGGCTGGGCTACCAGTAGCTAGTGCTGCAGATGAGAAATTCATTATGCTGGCTGGGCTGTTGGAAGATAATCCACAAGCTGGTGTCGTGGCGGGAAAGTTTGGAAAGCATCGTAAACTGACGGTTGCCAGATTTCCTTTTATTATTGTGTATGTGATAGAACCCGGTGAAGTTCGGATACTTCGAATTCTGCACACCTCAAGAAAGATAGCGAGTCGATACAGACAATAG
- a CDS encoding damage-inducible protein J: protein MTTIHFRIDEETKRLAMKAAERHKQSLTELMRQRAEELAAEERAYQNSANDEWLEQQINQAFSRYDEGKGEFVSNDEMTQQIDTLKKLASQGKL, encoded by the coding sequence ATGACCACAATCCATTTTCGCATAGATGAAGAAACCAAGCGTCTGGCAATGAAAGCGGCAGAACGCCATAAGCAAAGTCTGACTGAATTAATGCGTCAGCGGGCAGAGGAACTGGCTGCAGAAGAAAGAGCATATCAAAACAGTGCAAACGATGAATGGCTGGAACAGCAGATAAATCAGGCATTCAGTCGCTACGATGAAGGAAAGGGGGAGTTTGTCAGCAATGATGAGATGACCCAACAAATAGATACTCTGAAAAAATTGGCATCACAAGGCAAACTATGA
- a CDS encoding MFS transporter has product MPLVTQTFNHKALMRIAIVMAFIQFTNALEYMALTPVFAFMANGFSVPVSFSGYVSGMYTLGAVLSGIVAFYWIDRFNKKQFLIKNMVLLGVLTFLSTLTTDFDILLALRFCAGLVGGTTMGVGMSILINYAPANLRGKMLATVIASFSMVSIVGMPAVLFLCTHYGWHTALWLISSLCLLSLPLIVFIIPKDTATSGVKANLSIDTQTLLFASCAGLVQFSPMLIIPILTPLMMQYMGAQQNLLPLLFLSGGIAGYLSTKITGVLTSHLSALMLATISTLFFVASLLIPAMSYHNATLFITLFLGASYSRLVSVSAIAVQYPEDEKRASFSSLQTAMMYLITTLAFFLSSLLLPDQGITTQNLNRLLVVSALAASGFPIMVIILQKKLAKRTV; this is encoded by the coding sequence ATGCCACTGGTCACACAGACGTTTAATCATAAAGCCCTCATGCGGATAGCCATCGTAATGGCTTTTATCCAGTTCACTAATGCGCTGGAGTACATGGCGTTAACGCCCGTTTTTGCTTTTATGGCAAACGGGTTTTCGGTTCCGGTATCATTTTCTGGCTATGTCTCTGGTATGTACACTCTGGGGGCTGTTCTTTCTGGAATTGTCGCTTTTTATTGGATTGACCGGTTTAATAAAAAACAATTCTTGATCAAGAATATGGTGCTGTTGGGAGTACTAACATTTTTGTCCACACTCACTACTGATTTTGACATTCTTCTGGCACTACGATTTTGCGCGGGGTTGGTTGGTGGTACAACAATGGGAGTGGGGATGAGTATTTTGATAAATTATGCCCCAGCAAACTTACGTGGAAAAATGCTGGCAACGGTGATTGCATCATTTTCGATGGTCAGTATTGTCGGAATGCCTGCTGTATTATTTTTGTGCACGCACTATGGTTGGCATACCGCGCTGTGGCTAATCAGCTCACTTTGCCTGTTATCTTTACCGTTGATAGTCTTTATTATTCCCAAGGATACGGCCACGTCAGGCGTGAAGGCTAACCTGTCTATTGATACTCAAACCTTACTTTTCGCCTCTTGTGCTGGACTAGTACAATTTAGTCCAATGCTGATTATTCCCATTTTGACTCCATTAATGATGCAGTATATGGGAGCACAACAAAACCTATTACCCTTATTGTTCTTAAGTGGAGGGATTGCAGGTTATCTGTCTACAAAAATAACAGGTGTTCTAACATCGCATTTATCCGCTCTGATGTTGGCAACAATTTCAACCCTGTTCTTTGTAGCAAGTTTGCTGATCCCTGCGATGAGCTATCATAATGCAACTCTATTTATAACCTTATTTCTAGGGGCCTCATATAGCCGACTTGTTTCCGTTTCGGCAATTGCTGTCCAGTATCCTGAGGATGAAAAACGAGCCAGTTTTTCTTCACTACAGACAGCAATGATGTACCTGATAACAACTCTCGCATTCTTTCTGTCTTCCTTATTACTACCTGACCAGGGAATAACAACGCAAAATCTAAACAGACTGTTGGTTGTCAGTGCATTAGCCGCATCTGGATTTCCCATAATGGTCATCATACTTCAAAAGAAACTGGCTAAACGTACTGTCTAG
- a CDS encoding LysR family transcriptional regulator encodes MRSALDFNTLRVFIAVVERESFVGASKVLEMPTSNVSRCISQLEEKLNLQLIERSTRHMKLTQAGHLLYTRAKPLLEALEQTETELTLRQMQLKGPLRICIPNEIGPALLGSVIADFACQYPDLEISCVTNLSGFESLRDDLDLAIIITRGQMDDSDYIARHLMTIPCTIVAAPSIIQRYGTPSHIQQFEELPCITTVSALKGAPWQFVNIKGGFETIKVKGHYRVNSGEMAGRAAVSGVGFAILSKQTCQPYINDGRLIEVKFEQSAAPLQLFALYSNRRYLPAKTRALIDFIHQELSNISLAT; translated from the coding sequence ATGCGTTCGGCTCTTGATTTTAATACCCTGAGAGTGTTCATTGCTGTGGTTGAAAGAGAAAGCTTTGTTGGGGCATCGAAAGTCCTTGAAATGCCGACATCAAATGTTAGTCGTTGCATTTCTCAGTTAGAAGAAAAACTGAATCTTCAGCTTATTGAGCGCAGCACCCGACATATGAAACTCACTCAGGCGGGGCACCTACTCTATACCCGAGCGAAACCATTACTGGAGGCGCTTGAGCAAACCGAGACAGAATTAACGTTGCGGCAAATGCAACTCAAGGGCCCATTACGCATCTGTATTCCCAATGAAATAGGTCCTGCATTGCTGGGTTCTGTTATTGCTGATTTCGCCTGTCAGTACCCGGACCTGGAGATCAGCTGTGTCACAAACTTGTCAGGTTTCGAATCCCTGCGAGACGATCTGGATTTAGCTATCATTATTACCCGTGGCCAAATGGATGACAGTGACTACATCGCCCGCCATCTGATGACTATCCCTTGCACTATTGTTGCAGCCCCCTCCATCATTCAGCGTTATGGTACCCCTTCTCATATCCAGCAATTTGAAGAATTACCCTGCATTACAACGGTAAGTGCACTGAAAGGTGCTCCCTGGCAGTTTGTCAATATCAAGGGGGGATTCGAGACAATTAAGGTTAAGGGGCATTATCGGGTAAACAGCGGAGAGATGGCAGGACGAGCTGCGGTATCCGGTGTTGGTTTTGCAATTCTATCGAAACAAACCTGCCAACCCTATATTAACGATGGACGGTTAATCGAGGTTAAGTTTGAACAATCGGCAGCCCCATTGCAATTGTTCGCACTTTATTCAAATCGGCGTTACTTGCCTGCTAAAACAAGAGCGCTCATTGATTTCATTCATCAGGAATTGAGCAATATATCCTTAGCAACATAA